The proteins below come from a single Panicum hallii strain FIL2 chromosome 7, PHallii_v3.1, whole genome shotgun sequence genomic window:
- the LOC112901322 gene encoding lysine-specific demethylase 9 produces MAGTKQSSSSFWSSRRRAASAPATPRPEPASAADPPIGCMSMVHYLIFAPGAGCVGRPPASSNAVVVTPHGFLSPRRHSDGNGKSGFEAPRNSLDLDLDADNPNDIQIGVQIEPVFDALARTNMRRPKPTAPSSEAETPRTPSLVARLMGIDGLPDSPAPASAGNGAKAEKKKRVIPESMNREPLRSLSCNVGGGDARSLPDTPRASTSARASWDGPRLSLQALKESVLDRAAQYMSMPSSPTSSSAGKKKNKDAACSRRRRQDERERERVAKEHAREILRQAKENVASRNKSSSKSKSKSSSPAAEKMHSIFNNKENVPTSPAAAPAVEDKLVVVQAGKPMVAAAKAQQGTTEHPPSQSPRVPLAPRQPPPPQRAKPSRPPPPPPPLDPPTRARKPDGCERFATRIKKPAAGGGQPPAPSASPVALPPAPASSSGSALGHQQRRHGGAAVPLEEDPEYSYLRSVLERGGFMRSPPPRRPFKGHSVSSPVDPIVFHLLELELPADEARLGPLRHRWNRKLLFHLAQEVLADLLLGLDEPPPPSGPPLLGKVWRKVRSFPAADCRVVGDIDALVAADLEAARVRRLARHPAVAEEAGDVAEEVAELVLEALLGECVAEESGSLALSLPPPAPAAAPDTRPPPSRAQAM; encoded by the exons ATGGCGGGGACCAAGCAGTCGTCGTCGTCCTTCTGGTCCTCgcggcgccgcgccgcctccgcgccggcCACGCCCAGGCCGGAaccggcgtcggcggcggacCCGCCCATCGGCTGCATGTCCATGGTGCACTACCTCATCTTCGCCCCCGGCGCCGGCTGcgtcggccggccgccggcctccTCCAACGCCGTCGTCGTCACGCCGCACGGCTTCCTCAGCCCTCGCCGCCACAGCGACGGCAACGGCAAGAGCGGATTCGAGGCGCCCAGGAACAGCCTCGACCTCGACCTCGACGCCGACAACCCCAACGACATCCAG ATCGGCGTGCAGATCGAGCCGGTGTTCGACGCCCTGGCGCGGACCAACATGCGCCGCCCAAAGCCCACCGCGCCGTCCTCCGAGGCCGAGACGCCCAGGACGCCCAGCCTCGTCGCGCGCCTCATGGGGATCGACGGCCTGCCGGACTCCC CGGCGCCGGCGTCCGCGGGCAACGGCGCCAAGGCAGAGAAGAAGAAGCGCGTCATCCCGGAGTCCATGAACCGGGAGCCGCTGCGGAGCCTCAGCTGCaacgtcggcggcggcgacgcgcggTCGCTGCCGGACACGCCGCGCGCGTCCACGTCGGCGCGGGCGTCGTGGGACGGGCCCAGGCTGTCGCTGCAGGCGCTCAAGGAGAGCGTCCTCGACCGGGCCGCACAGTACATGTCCATGCCCAGCTCGCCCACGTCCTCCTCCgccggcaagaagaagaacaaggacgCCGCgtgcagccggcggcggcggcaggacgagagggagagggagcggGTGGCCAAGGAGCACGCCCGCGAGATCCTCAGGCAGGCCAAGGAGAACGTCGCCAGCCGCAACAAGTCGTCGTCCAAGAGTAAGAGTAaatcctcgtcgccggcggcggagaagaTGCACAGCATCTTCAACAACAAGGAGAACGTGCCGACGAGCCCTGCCGCAGCTCCGGCTGTGGAGGACAAGCTCGTCGTCGTCCAAGCTGGCAAGCCGATGGTGGCGGCAGCGAAAGCGCAGCAAGGCACCACCGAGCATCCTCCGTCACAGAGCCCCAGGGTACCACTGGCTCCGAGgcagcctccgccgccgcagcgggcgaagccgtcgcggccgccgccaccgccgccgccgctcgacccGCCCACCAGAGCGAGGAAACCGGACGGGTGCGAGCGCTTCGCCACGCGGATCAAGAAGCCAGCTGCCGGCGGAGGACAGCCTCCGGCGCCGTCGGCGTCACCGGTGGCCCTGCCACCCGCGCCGGCGAGCAGCTCGGGGTCCGCGCTCGGCCACCAACAAAGAAGACACGGGGGTGCCGCGGTGCCTCTGGAGGAGGACCCCGAGTACAGCTACCTCCGTTCGGTGCTGGAGCGCGGCGGGTTCAtgcggtcgccgccgcctcggcgccCGTTCAAGGGCCACTCGGTGTCGTCGCCGGTGGACCCGATCGTGTTCcacctcctggagctggagctCCCCGCGGACGAGGCGCGTCTGGGCCCCCTCCGCCACCGGTGGAACCGGAAGCTGCTGTTCCACCTGGCGCAGGAGGTGCTGGCGGACCTGCTGCTGGGGCTggacgagccgccgccgccgagcggcCCGCCGCTGCTGGGGAAGGTATGGCGGAAGGTCCGGAGCTTCCCGGCGGCGGACTGCCGGGTGGTGGGCGACATCGACGCGCTGGTGGCGGCGGACCTGGAGGCTGCGCGCGTGCGTCGGCTGGCGAGGCAcccggcggtggcggaggaggccggggacgtggcggaggaggtggcggagctGGTCCTGGAGGCGCTCCTCGGGGAGTGCGTGGCGGAGGAATCCGGTTCTctggctctctctctccccccgcctgcgccggccgccgcacctgacacgcggccgccgccgtcacgTGCGCAGGCGATGTAG